The sequence GACATTTGGTTGAGAGCTGTCCGGCGAAAGCTGTGGGTGCTGACTCCAAGGAGTCCAACGCGCTTGGCGGCATCGCGCAAAATTTTATCGGCTGCGTAGCGGGTGAGTCGCTGTGTCACCCCGCGCATTCCGGGAAACATTGCACCTGGCTTGGGGTGATAGTCAGCCAGCAGCGCGGCTAGTCCGGGCTGGATGTCAACAACGCGGGTTTTGAGTTTCCCTTTGGTGGTAGACTTTCTAAAAGTTAGTGTTTCTCCTTTAAAGTCTGTCGTTTGAAGTCCGAGCGCTTCTGAGACGCGACAGCCGGTGTAGAGGCAAATGCCAAATAAAGCGCGATCGCGTTGCGTGGTAAATCCGTCGGTGAACAATAGCCTCATCTCATCTGGGGTGAGAATTTTGGCTTGTCCGTTGCCGCTAACCTTCATAACCCTTGCATTTTCAACATTTCAGTACTCTACACCAAATCCGTATTTCGTGGAATTGAGCGCTTAAAGTATTGTGATTTAGTAGTCTATTGTTAGTTTTTTGGATTAATTAATCCTGACTTATGAATCATTTTCTCATCCACACACGAGATAATCAGGGTTTGAGGCTTTTTAAATAATTTGCTCTTATATACGGGGAGCGTGTCTGCATTATTGTGTAAAAAATCACAAAAATGGGCATCATAAATGCAGATACAAGAAATCCCCATGAAAAAACTTTTTGCAGGTCTGTTAGTGGTGTTGGTAGTCGGTTGTTCTGTCCAGGCACGAACACAACAAAATTCTTCTACCTCTGGTAATCAAAAAATTGACTTTCCAAGAGCTTTGGCA comes from Tolypothrix sp. NIES-4075 and encodes:
- a CDS encoding tyrosine-type recombinase/integrase translates to MKVSGNGQAKILTPDEMRLLFTDGFTTQRDRALFGICLYTGCRVSEALGLQTTDFKGETLTFRKSTTKGKLKTRVVDIQPGLAALLADYHPKPGAMFPGMRGVTQRLTRYAADKILRDAAKRVGLLGVSTHSFRRTALNQMSSAGIPLRHIQEISGHNDLGTLQRYLEVTPEQRRKAVSVIGF